A genomic stretch from Telopea speciosissima isolate NSW1024214 ecotype Mountain lineage chromosome 7, Tspe_v1, whole genome shotgun sequence includes:
- the LOC122667766 gene encoding uncharacterized protein LOC122667766 isoform X5 has translation MPCFGGKVKASLFAAGCLSELSEEFASVFLEILINMVKSPKLPPAVRLAGIRAFAKMGCSSLLASKAYKAGQKLLMEFSEENYVVVMLISLSQLASKSVILISKQKDFLISILSRGFSLHIHAIALRCLCFLARGGICRLAVDANLLQILFRLVDKPDLNPTMQCEALWILHKLQIFQCTLPNFRWMGVPEFVELVSVVEKAAQSPVRSKRFLALSLLVDISCNFKGKMEMVSDVDSSLLPSKIVILIIDQIILLVKKPYCLDSEMKKECQSLLHLVLRLVEEYPDLGTLALDKIKFSIQSLISMHNEGWRTKEPDSVSKIVGIELVRGSSLAAKIGPCLYRFAVACLEVLDEACIMSVEVLGNAKLLLELLHQSNLFNHSICSVYPLLLQYHVMWNSMTYNLDKGLSISQNDYWVEHERLTLEFAKEMITRNDTWSAYKAGKYAACHGAWFASLFIFRKLANKVQSDSCLCWLKSLATLALAESKILLLLFPEESLQLVKELEINGTLAEEAVQHVSTDANFLECGEKIAGAYSSVCSSEEFLSATIMPDQAFYFQRWFLCLRSKVLETVADILRLIGTSPYNQKSIGSNEQIQGSNESKSGFAGHSQHIHSLIHFLFQFSCRFNKLAKEFDLLATSFMDLDSRSFNTISVLALNCSLLAFCTGFVLYFPNLQYYKNSITCVLEMTEKFSHSMLIQDLIERVWHVDYESSKNLKLLLTVIGGPNSCFHFQPRSLLSSPGHRERNILMLCRYAVLGVLQLHEQAKVVNNDEDLCQFTGACLQLISDLLKKWMHIPFWTPRYFFQVRPCIGAELFAFNADTQDPGELSILQGFHLSLNLCLQLKNAPGFLPVQVTKLYCILSCRASDCVTIEGVENKGQTQLGFRGWETSEMVDLNEELLWHVKEGIVNGKKHGRFSNGFGGSAHAFMCFELNDSRQGFSTCLLDVSAFPVGSYKIKWHSSCIDNQGSYWSLLHLNSGPIFSVKKPLVSG, from the exons GTAAAGGCATCGTTATTTGCTGCAGGTTGTTTATCTGAGTTGTCAGAGGAGTTTGCATCCGTCTTTTTGGAGATACTTATTAATATGGTGAAATCACCAAAACTACCTCCTGCTGTACGGCTTGCAGGGATTCGTGCATTTGCTAAAATGGGGTGCTCATCTTTACTTGCAAGTAAAGCTTACAAG GCAGGTCAAAAGCTTTTGATGGAGTTTTCAGAGGAGAATTATGTTGTTGTGATGTTAATTTCACTCTCGCAACTTGCTTCAAAGTCGGTGATCTTGATTTCTAAGCAG AAAGACTTCTTAATATCAATTCTCTCCAGAGGATTTTCTTTACATATCCACGCAATAGCATTACGATGCTTGTGCTTCCTTGCCAGGGGAGGAATCTGTCGCCTTGCTGTTGATGCAAATTTACTCCAGATATTATTTCGTCTGGTAGATAAACCTGACTTAAACCCCACAATGCAATGTGAAGCTCTATGGATATTACATAAG CTGCAGATTTTCCAGTGCACCCTGCCAAATTTTCGTTGGATGGGCGTGCCTGAATTTGTTGAGCTGGTGTCTGTTGTTGAAAAAGCAGCTCAATCTCCAGTGAGGTCAAAGAGGTTTTTGGCCCTCTCTCTTCTAGTAGATATATCATGTAACTTTAAAGGGAAGATGGAAATGGTATCTGATGTTGATAGTTCTTTACTCCCTTCAAAgatagttattttaattatagaTCAGATAATCTTGTTGGTAAAGAAGCCTTATTGCTTAGACTCTGAGATGAAGAAAGAATGTCAAAGCTTACTCCATCTTGTTCTTCGTCTGGTTGAAGAATATCCAGACTTGGGGACTTTGGCACtggataaaataaaattctcaaTACAGTCGTTGATCAGTATGCACAACGAAGGCTGGAGGACAAAAGAACCAGATTCTGTTTCTAAGATTGTGGGGATTGAACTTGTAAGAGGCAGTTCCCTTGCTGCAAAGATTGGCCCTTGCTTGTACAGGTTTGCAGTGGCTTGTCTTGAAGTACTAGATGAAGCCTGCATTATGTCTGTTGAAGTACTTGGTAATGCGAAGCTTCTGCTCGAGCTTTTACACCAAAGCAACCTATTTAATCATAGTATATGCTCTGTTTATCCACTTCTCTTGCAGTATCATGTTATGTGGAATTCCATGACCTACAATCTTGACAAGGGCCTGAGTATATCTCAGAATGATTACTGGGTTGAGCATGAAAGGCTTACTCTTGAATTTGCCAAGGAGATGATCACTAGAAATGATACTTGGTCTGCATACAAAGCTGGAAAGTATGCAGCATGTCATGGAGCGTGGTTTGCATCATTGTTCATATTTAGAAAATTAGCAAATAAGGTTCAATCAGATTCATGCCTTTGCTGGTTAAAATCTCTAGCTACATTAGCCCTCGCTGAAAGCAAAATCCTCTTGCTTCTTTTCCCAGAAGAAAGTCTCCAATTAGTAAAAGAATTAGAGATAAATGGAACTTTGGCAGAGGAAGCTGTGCAACATGTTTCTACTGATGCTAACTTTCTCGAATGCGGTGAAAAGATAGCTGGGGCTTATAGCAGTGTTTGCTCTTCAGAGGAATTTTTGTCAGCTACGATCATGCCTGATCAAGCATTTTATTTCCAAAGGTGGTTTTTATGTCTCAGATCTAAGGTTCTAGAAACTGTGGCTGATATACTCCGACTCATAGGCACTAGTCCATATAACCAGAAAAGCATTGGGAGCAATGAACAAATTCAAGGAAGTAATGAGTCCAAGTCTGGTTTTGCGGGACACTCACAACATATCCACTCTTTGATTCACTTCCTCTTTCAGTTCTCTTGTCGGTTTAACAAGTTGGCAAAAGAATTTGATCTTCTTGCAACGTCTTTCATGGACTTGGACAGTAGAAGCTTCAACACTATTTCAGTACTTGCACTTAATTGTTCGCTATTGGCCTTCTGTACTGGCTTTGTTTTATACTTCCCAAATCTGCAGTATTACAAGAATTCTATTACTTGTGTTTTGGAGATGACCGAAAAGTTTTCACATTCCATGTTGATACAAGATCTAATTGAGCGGGTGTGGCATGTGGACTATGAGAGCAGTAAAAATTTGAAGCTGCTCTTGACAGTTATTGGAGGGCCTAATAGCTGCTTCCACTTCCAACCTAGGAGTTTATTATCTAGTCCTGGCCATAGAGAAAGAAATATTCTAATGCTTTGTAGGTATGCTGTTTTAGGTGTCCTCCAGTTGCATGAACAAGCCAAGGTAGTGAACAATGATGAAGATCTGTGCCAATTTACCGGTGCCTGCCTGCAACTTATTTCTGATTTACTAAAGAAATGGATGCACATTCCATTTTGGACTCCCCGGTATTTCTTTCAAGTAAG GCCATGTATAGGTGCAGAGCTCTTTGCTTTCAATGCAGACACTCAAGACCCGGGTGAATTGTCCATCTTGCAGGGCTTCCATCTCTCATTGAATCTCTGCCTTCAATTGAAAAATGCACCAGGTTTCCTTCCTGTCCAAGTCACCAAATTGTACTGTATACTTAGTTGTAGGGCATCTGATTGTGTAACAATTGAAGGTGTAGAAAATAAAGGGCAAACCCAGTTGGGTTTTCGAGGTTGGGAAACAAGCGAAATGGTGGATTTAAATGAAGAGCTGCTGTGGCATGTGAAAGAAGGTATTGTGAATGGCAAAAAGCATGGTAGGTTTAGTAATGGTTTTGGAGGGTCTGCACATGCTTTCATGTGTTTTGAACTGAATGATAGCAGGCAAGGGTTCTCCACTTGCTTGCTTGATGTTTCTGCTTTTCCAGTTGGTTCCTACaaaatcaaatggcatagctctTGCATTGACAATCAAGGTTCCTATTGGAGTTTACTCCATTTGAATAGTGGTCCCATTTTTTCGGTCAAGAAGCCACTTGTTTCTGGTTAA
- the LOC122667766 gene encoding uncharacterized protein LOC122667766 isoform X7, whose translation MPCFGGKVKASLFAAGIRAFAKMGCSSLLASKAYKAGQKLLMEFSEENYVVVMLISLSQLASKSVILISKQKDFLISILSRGFSLHIHAIALRCLCFLARGGICRLAVDANLLQILFRLVDKPDLNPTMQCEALWILHKLQIFQCTLPNFRWMGVPEFVELVSVVEKAAQSPVRSKRFLALSLLVDISCNFKGKMEMVSDVDSSLLPSKIVILIIDQIILLVKKPYCLDSEMKKECQSLLHLVLRLVEEYPDLGTLALDKIKFSIQSLISMHNEGWRTKEPDSVSKIVGIELVRGSSLAAKIGPCLYRFAVACLEVLDEACIMSVEVLGNAKLLLELLHQSNLFNHSICSVYPLLLQYHVMWNSMTYNLDKGLSISQNDYWVEHERLTLEFAKEMITRNDTWSAYKAGKYAACHGAWFASLFIFRKLANKVQSDSCLCWLKSLATLALAESKILLLLFPEESLQLVKELEINGTLAEEAVQHVSTDANFLECGEKIAGAYSSVCSSEEFLSATIMPDQAFYFQRWFLCLRSKVLETVADILRLIGTSPYNQKSIGSNEQIQGSNESKSGFAGHSQHIHSLIHFLFQFSCRFNKLAKEFDLLATSFMDLDSRSFNTISVLALNCSLLAFCTGFVLYFPNLQYYKNSITCVLEMTEKFSHSMLIQDLIERVWHVDYESSKNLKLLLTVIGGPNSCFHFQPRSLLSSPGHRERNILMLCRYAVLGVLQLHEQAKVVNNDEDLCQFTGACLQLISDLLKKWMHIPFWTPRYFFQVRPCIGAELFAFNADTQDPGELSILQGFHLSLNLCLQLKNAPGFLPVQVTKLYCILSCRASDCVTIEGVENKGQTQLGFRGWETSEMVDLNEELLWHVKEGIVNGKKHGRFSNGFGGSAHAFMCFELNDSRQGFSTCLLDVSAFPVGSYKIKWHSSCIDNQGSYWSLLHLNSGPIFSVKKPLVSG comes from the exons GTAAAGGCATCGTTATTTGCTGCAG GGATTCGTGCATTTGCTAAAATGGGGTGCTCATCTTTACTTGCAAGTAAAGCTTACAAG GCAGGTCAAAAGCTTTTGATGGAGTTTTCAGAGGAGAATTATGTTGTTGTGATGTTAATTTCACTCTCGCAACTTGCTTCAAAGTCGGTGATCTTGATTTCTAAGCAG AAAGACTTCTTAATATCAATTCTCTCCAGAGGATTTTCTTTACATATCCACGCAATAGCATTACGATGCTTGTGCTTCCTTGCCAGGGGAGGAATCTGTCGCCTTGCTGTTGATGCAAATTTACTCCAGATATTATTTCGTCTGGTAGATAAACCTGACTTAAACCCCACAATGCAATGTGAAGCTCTATGGATATTACATAAG CTGCAGATTTTCCAGTGCACCCTGCCAAATTTTCGTTGGATGGGCGTGCCTGAATTTGTTGAGCTGGTGTCTGTTGTTGAAAAAGCAGCTCAATCTCCAGTGAGGTCAAAGAGGTTTTTGGCCCTCTCTCTTCTAGTAGATATATCATGTAACTTTAAAGGGAAGATGGAAATGGTATCTGATGTTGATAGTTCTTTACTCCCTTCAAAgatagttattttaattatagaTCAGATAATCTTGTTGGTAAAGAAGCCTTATTGCTTAGACTCTGAGATGAAGAAAGAATGTCAAAGCTTACTCCATCTTGTTCTTCGTCTGGTTGAAGAATATCCAGACTTGGGGACTTTGGCACtggataaaataaaattctcaaTACAGTCGTTGATCAGTATGCACAACGAAGGCTGGAGGACAAAAGAACCAGATTCTGTTTCTAAGATTGTGGGGATTGAACTTGTAAGAGGCAGTTCCCTTGCTGCAAAGATTGGCCCTTGCTTGTACAGGTTTGCAGTGGCTTGTCTTGAAGTACTAGATGAAGCCTGCATTATGTCTGTTGAAGTACTTGGTAATGCGAAGCTTCTGCTCGAGCTTTTACACCAAAGCAACCTATTTAATCATAGTATATGCTCTGTTTATCCACTTCTCTTGCAGTATCATGTTATGTGGAATTCCATGACCTACAATCTTGACAAGGGCCTGAGTATATCTCAGAATGATTACTGGGTTGAGCATGAAAGGCTTACTCTTGAATTTGCCAAGGAGATGATCACTAGAAATGATACTTGGTCTGCATACAAAGCTGGAAAGTATGCAGCATGTCATGGAGCGTGGTTTGCATCATTGTTCATATTTAGAAAATTAGCAAATAAGGTTCAATCAGATTCATGCCTTTGCTGGTTAAAATCTCTAGCTACATTAGCCCTCGCTGAAAGCAAAATCCTCTTGCTTCTTTTCCCAGAAGAAAGTCTCCAATTAGTAAAAGAATTAGAGATAAATGGAACTTTGGCAGAGGAAGCTGTGCAACATGTTTCTACTGATGCTAACTTTCTCGAATGCGGTGAAAAGATAGCTGGGGCTTATAGCAGTGTTTGCTCTTCAGAGGAATTTTTGTCAGCTACGATCATGCCTGATCAAGCATTTTATTTCCAAAGGTGGTTTTTATGTCTCAGATCTAAGGTTCTAGAAACTGTGGCTGATATACTCCGACTCATAGGCACTAGTCCATATAACCAGAAAAGCATTGGGAGCAATGAACAAATTCAAGGAAGTAATGAGTCCAAGTCTGGTTTTGCGGGACACTCACAACATATCCACTCTTTGATTCACTTCCTCTTTCAGTTCTCTTGTCGGTTTAACAAGTTGGCAAAAGAATTTGATCTTCTTGCAACGTCTTTCATGGACTTGGACAGTAGAAGCTTCAACACTATTTCAGTACTTGCACTTAATTGTTCGCTATTGGCCTTCTGTACTGGCTTTGTTTTATACTTCCCAAATCTGCAGTATTACAAGAATTCTATTACTTGTGTTTTGGAGATGACCGAAAAGTTTTCACATTCCATGTTGATACAAGATCTAATTGAGCGGGTGTGGCATGTGGACTATGAGAGCAGTAAAAATTTGAAGCTGCTCTTGACAGTTATTGGAGGGCCTAATAGCTGCTTCCACTTCCAACCTAGGAGTTTATTATCTAGTCCTGGCCATAGAGAAAGAAATATTCTAATGCTTTGTAGGTATGCTGTTTTAGGTGTCCTCCAGTTGCATGAACAAGCCAAGGTAGTGAACAATGATGAAGATCTGTGCCAATTTACCGGTGCCTGCCTGCAACTTATTTCTGATTTACTAAAGAAATGGATGCACATTCCATTTTGGACTCCCCGGTATTTCTTTCAAGTAAG GCCATGTATAGGTGCAGAGCTCTTTGCTTTCAATGCAGACACTCAAGACCCGGGTGAATTGTCCATCTTGCAGGGCTTCCATCTCTCATTGAATCTCTGCCTTCAATTGAAAAATGCACCAGGTTTCCTTCCTGTCCAAGTCACCAAATTGTACTGTATACTTAGTTGTAGGGCATCTGATTGTGTAACAATTGAAGGTGTAGAAAATAAAGGGCAAACCCAGTTGGGTTTTCGAGGTTGGGAAACAAGCGAAATGGTGGATTTAAATGAAGAGCTGCTGTGGCATGTGAAAGAAGGTATTGTGAATGGCAAAAAGCATGGTAGGTTTAGTAATGGTTTTGGAGGGTCTGCACATGCTTTCATGTGTTTTGAACTGAATGATAGCAGGCAAGGGTTCTCCACTTGCTTGCTTGATGTTTCTGCTTTTCCAGTTGGTTCCTACaaaatcaaatggcatagctctTGCATTGACAATCAAGGTTCCTATTGGAGTTTACTCCATTTGAATAGTGGTCCCATTTTTTCGGTCAAGAAGCCACTTGTTTCTGGTTAA
- the LOC122667766 gene encoding uncharacterized protein LOC122667766 isoform X8 → MPCFGGIRAFAKMGCSSLLASKAYKAGQKLLMEFSEENYVVVMLISLSQLASKSVILISKQKDFLISILSRGFSLHIHAIALRCLCFLARGGICRLAVDANLLQILFRLVDKPDLNPTMQCEALWILHKLQIFQCTLPNFRWMGVPEFVELVSVVEKAAQSPVRSKRFLALSLLVDISCNFKGKMEMVSDVDSSLLPSKIVILIIDQIILLVKKPYCLDSEMKKECQSLLHLVLRLVEEYPDLGTLALDKIKFSIQSLISMHNEGWRTKEPDSVSKIVGIELVRGSSLAAKIGPCLYRFAVACLEVLDEACIMSVEVLGNAKLLLELLHQSNLFNHSICSVYPLLLQYHVMWNSMTYNLDKGLSISQNDYWVEHERLTLEFAKEMITRNDTWSAYKAGKYAACHGAWFASLFIFRKLANKVQSDSCLCWLKSLATLALAESKILLLLFPEESLQLVKELEINGTLAEEAVQHVSTDANFLECGEKIAGAYSSVCSSEEFLSATIMPDQAFYFQRWFLCLRSKVLETVADILRLIGTSPYNQKSIGSNEQIQGSNESKSGFAGHSQHIHSLIHFLFQFSCRFNKLAKEFDLLATSFMDLDSRSFNTISVLALNCSLLAFCTGFVLYFPNLQYYKNSITCVLEMTEKFSHSMLIQDLIERVWHVDYESSKNLKLLLTVIGGPNSCFHFQPRSLLSSPGHRERNILMLCRYAVLGVLQLHEQAKVVNNDEDLCQFTGACLQLISDLLKKWMHIPFWTPRYFFQVRPCIGAELFAFNADTQDPGELSILQGFHLSLNLCLQLKNAPGFLPVQVTKLYCILSCRASDCVTIEGVENKGQTQLGFRGWETSEMVDLNEELLWHVKEGIVNGKKHGRFSNGFGGSAHAFMCFELNDSRQGFSTCLLDVSAFPVGSYKIKWHSSCIDNQGSYWSLLHLNSGPIFSVKKPLVSG, encoded by the exons GGATTCGTGCATTTGCTAAAATGGGGTGCTCATCTTTACTTGCAAGTAAAGCTTACAAG GCAGGTCAAAAGCTTTTGATGGAGTTTTCAGAGGAGAATTATGTTGTTGTGATGTTAATTTCACTCTCGCAACTTGCTTCAAAGTCGGTGATCTTGATTTCTAAGCAG AAAGACTTCTTAATATCAATTCTCTCCAGAGGATTTTCTTTACATATCCACGCAATAGCATTACGATGCTTGTGCTTCCTTGCCAGGGGAGGAATCTGTCGCCTTGCTGTTGATGCAAATTTACTCCAGATATTATTTCGTCTGGTAGATAAACCTGACTTAAACCCCACAATGCAATGTGAAGCTCTATGGATATTACATAAG CTGCAGATTTTCCAGTGCACCCTGCCAAATTTTCGTTGGATGGGCGTGCCTGAATTTGTTGAGCTGGTGTCTGTTGTTGAAAAAGCAGCTCAATCTCCAGTGAGGTCAAAGAGGTTTTTGGCCCTCTCTCTTCTAGTAGATATATCATGTAACTTTAAAGGGAAGATGGAAATGGTATCTGATGTTGATAGTTCTTTACTCCCTTCAAAgatagttattttaattatagaTCAGATAATCTTGTTGGTAAAGAAGCCTTATTGCTTAGACTCTGAGATGAAGAAAGAATGTCAAAGCTTACTCCATCTTGTTCTTCGTCTGGTTGAAGAATATCCAGACTTGGGGACTTTGGCACtggataaaataaaattctcaaTACAGTCGTTGATCAGTATGCACAACGAAGGCTGGAGGACAAAAGAACCAGATTCTGTTTCTAAGATTGTGGGGATTGAACTTGTAAGAGGCAGTTCCCTTGCTGCAAAGATTGGCCCTTGCTTGTACAGGTTTGCAGTGGCTTGTCTTGAAGTACTAGATGAAGCCTGCATTATGTCTGTTGAAGTACTTGGTAATGCGAAGCTTCTGCTCGAGCTTTTACACCAAAGCAACCTATTTAATCATAGTATATGCTCTGTTTATCCACTTCTCTTGCAGTATCATGTTATGTGGAATTCCATGACCTACAATCTTGACAAGGGCCTGAGTATATCTCAGAATGATTACTGGGTTGAGCATGAAAGGCTTACTCTTGAATTTGCCAAGGAGATGATCACTAGAAATGATACTTGGTCTGCATACAAAGCTGGAAAGTATGCAGCATGTCATGGAGCGTGGTTTGCATCATTGTTCATATTTAGAAAATTAGCAAATAAGGTTCAATCAGATTCATGCCTTTGCTGGTTAAAATCTCTAGCTACATTAGCCCTCGCTGAAAGCAAAATCCTCTTGCTTCTTTTCCCAGAAGAAAGTCTCCAATTAGTAAAAGAATTAGAGATAAATGGAACTTTGGCAGAGGAAGCTGTGCAACATGTTTCTACTGATGCTAACTTTCTCGAATGCGGTGAAAAGATAGCTGGGGCTTATAGCAGTGTTTGCTCTTCAGAGGAATTTTTGTCAGCTACGATCATGCCTGATCAAGCATTTTATTTCCAAAGGTGGTTTTTATGTCTCAGATCTAAGGTTCTAGAAACTGTGGCTGATATACTCCGACTCATAGGCACTAGTCCATATAACCAGAAAAGCATTGGGAGCAATGAACAAATTCAAGGAAGTAATGAGTCCAAGTCTGGTTTTGCGGGACACTCACAACATATCCACTCTTTGATTCACTTCCTCTTTCAGTTCTCTTGTCGGTTTAACAAGTTGGCAAAAGAATTTGATCTTCTTGCAACGTCTTTCATGGACTTGGACAGTAGAAGCTTCAACACTATTTCAGTACTTGCACTTAATTGTTCGCTATTGGCCTTCTGTACTGGCTTTGTTTTATACTTCCCAAATCTGCAGTATTACAAGAATTCTATTACTTGTGTTTTGGAGATGACCGAAAAGTTTTCACATTCCATGTTGATACAAGATCTAATTGAGCGGGTGTGGCATGTGGACTATGAGAGCAGTAAAAATTTGAAGCTGCTCTTGACAGTTATTGGAGGGCCTAATAGCTGCTTCCACTTCCAACCTAGGAGTTTATTATCTAGTCCTGGCCATAGAGAAAGAAATATTCTAATGCTTTGTAGGTATGCTGTTTTAGGTGTCCTCCAGTTGCATGAACAAGCCAAGGTAGTGAACAATGATGAAGATCTGTGCCAATTTACCGGTGCCTGCCTGCAACTTATTTCTGATTTACTAAAGAAATGGATGCACATTCCATTTTGGACTCCCCGGTATTTCTTTCAAGTAAG GCCATGTATAGGTGCAGAGCTCTTTGCTTTCAATGCAGACACTCAAGACCCGGGTGAATTGTCCATCTTGCAGGGCTTCCATCTCTCATTGAATCTCTGCCTTCAATTGAAAAATGCACCAGGTTTCCTTCCTGTCCAAGTCACCAAATTGTACTGTATACTTAGTTGTAGGGCATCTGATTGTGTAACAATTGAAGGTGTAGAAAATAAAGGGCAAACCCAGTTGGGTTTTCGAGGTTGGGAAACAAGCGAAATGGTGGATTTAAATGAAGAGCTGCTGTGGCATGTGAAAGAAGGTATTGTGAATGGCAAAAAGCATGGTAGGTTTAGTAATGGTTTTGGAGGGTCTGCACATGCTTTCATGTGTTTTGAACTGAATGATAGCAGGCAAGGGTTCTCCACTTGCTTGCTTGATGTTTCTGCTTTTCCAGTTGGTTCCTACaaaatcaaatggcatagctctTGCATTGACAATCAAGGTTCCTATTGGAGTTTACTCCATTTGAATAGTGGTCCCATTTTTTCGGTCAAGAAGCCACTTGTTTCTGGTTAA